A stretch of the Acyrthosiphon pisum isolate AL4f chromosome A2, pea_aphid_22Mar2018_4r6ur, whole genome shotgun sequence genome encodes the following:
- the LOC100163813 gene encoding solute carrier organic anion transporter family member 74D has product MAAFKGPTGTAADDKEATDAMLATTVIGGVTVATDDDDDDDDRDVQCGIGPCRSKWMQVFASKQVFLATFCFSWVLQGMFSTYFVSVITTLEKLFQLQSKTMGLVLSATEIGQIGSSLLLTYYGGQGHRPRWIASSMVLFGVAAFACSSPHFLFGHHQYSSSASMMGAGNSTTDYYPSNMCVAPDLNISDSGSTRQPVQQHDMCEQNELSEQLEQSRNTQIVLVIFFTSLLGVGIGQTAVYTLGIPFIDDNVASRESPLYFSITIGVRILGPSFGFLLGALCTSLYADLSSEPNMDTNNPRWVGAWWLGLVGISATLLLASVPMFAFPKRLPGPSSASNATLKKQNPPQLAVNGCAEPSLSSPPPPPYDGLSAVPKAPRLKDFPTAVKRLLKNDMLMYRTASSVFHLLPLAGIYTFLPKYFESQFHFPTHTANMVTGIYGIMVMGIGIIISGIFILKKNPNARAVAAWIAFTALAYAIGMCILMFFGCPTTNITGLRYDELNQPKFESSCSDQCVCDEELFSPICGVDGITYFSACHAGCRNRTSRKEYISGYKFTDCQCMNTNATEAFPGPCKDDCEDSGFWYIALFSLFVFIHSTSEVGSMLLILRCVHPQDKAMALGLIQFAIGLFGNVPCPILYGAVVDSACLIWEMTCGKQGACSLYNSDSFRIFYHGVTGILMMCAFFVDIIVWYKAGSINFEDDHQLPVNEEELSQLTPITDKTETTV; this is encoded by the exons CAGCTGGGTGCTGCAGGGCATGTTCTCTACGTACTTTGTTAGCGTGATCACCACGCTGGAAAAGCTGTTCCAGCTGCAGAGCAAGACAATGGGACTGGTGCTGAGCGCCACCGAAATCGGACAGATCGGATCGTCCCTGTTGCTCACGTATTACGGCGGTCAGGGACATCGGCCCAGGTGGATAGCGTCCAGCATGGTGCTGTTCGGCGTGGCTGCGTTCGCGTGCTCGTCACCACACTTCCTGTTTGGCCACCACCAGTATTCGTCGTCGGCTTCGATGATGGGAGCCGGAAACTCGACTACCGACTATTACCCGTCCAACATGTGCGTGGCTCCCGACCTCAACATTAGTGACAGTGGTAGTACTCGGCAACCAGTGCAGCAACACGACATGTGCGAACAGAACGAACTGTCCGAACAGCTGGAACAGTCCAGGAACACGCAAATCGTGCTGGTCATATTTTTCACCAGCCTGCTGGGCGTGGGCATCGGGCAGACGGCCGTCTACACGCTGGGCATACCTTTTATCGATGACAACGTCGCCAGCCGCGAGTCACCACTGTACTTCTCCATCACAATTGGGGTCCGTATACTTGGACCATCGTTTGGGTTCCTGTTGGGCGCCTTGTGCACCAGTCTGTACGCGGACCTCAGCAGCGAGCCCAACATGGACACCAACAACCCGCGGTGGGTGGGTGCCTGGTGGCTGGGGCTGGTCGGCATTTCGGCCACGCTACTGTTGGCCTCCGTGCCTATGTTCGCGTTCCCCAAGCGGTTGCCCGGTCCGTCGTCGGCCAGCAACGCCACCCTGAAAAAGCAGAACCCACCCCAGCTGGCCGTCAACGGATGCGCTGAACCGTCTCTGTCATCGCCGCCACCGCCTCCTTACGACGGCCTGTCAGCCGTGCCCAAGGCGCCTAGACTCAAAGATTTTCCGACCGCCGTTAAAAGGCTTCTGAAGAACGACATGCTCATGTACAGGACCGCGAGCAGCGTGTTCCATCTGTTGCCGCTGGCTGGCATCTACACGTTTCTGCCCAAATACTTCGAGTCGCAGTTCCACTTTCCCACGCACACCGCAAACATGGTtacag GTATTTACGGAATTATGGTTATGGGCATTGGAATCATAATATCGGGAATATTCATATTGAAGAAAAATCCCAATGCCAGAGCAGTGGCCGCGTGGATTGCGTTTACGGCCCTGGCATACGCCATCG gtatgtgcattttaatgtttttcggATGTCCAACCACGAACATCACAGGATTACGATACGACGAGCT GAATCAGCCCAAGTTCGAGTCTTCGTGCTCAGACCAATGCGTGTGCGACGAGGAGTTGTTCAGTCCGATTTGTGGAGTGGACGGGATAACGTACTTCTCGGCGTGCCACGCCGGATGCCGGAATCGGACGTCCAGAAAAGAGTACATCTCTGGCTacaag TTCACAGACTGCCAGTGCATGAACACCAATGCCACGGAAGCGTTCCCGGGCCCGTGCAAAGACGATTGCGAGGACTCGGGCTTTTGGTACATAGCTCTGTTCTCCTTGTTCGTGTTCATCCATTCCACTTCGGAGGTGGGAAGCATGTTGCTCATACTTCGATGCGTACATCCTCAGGACAAAGCCATGGCTCTCGGGCTCATACAATTCGCCATAGGCCTATTTG GTAACGTTCCTTGCCCCATATTGTACGGAGCGGTCGTCGACTCTGCGTGTCTCATATGGGAAATGACGTGCGGAAAACAAGGAGCGTGCTCTCTGTACAACTCGGACTCGTTCCGTATATTCTACCATG GTGTTACTGGGATACTGATGATGTGCGccttttttgttgatataattgTCTGGTATAAGGCGGGGAGTATAAACTTTGAGGACGATCATCAACTGCCGGTTAACGAGGAAGAACTGAGCCAACTGACACCCATCACTGACAAGACCGAAACAACTGTTTGA